A part of Miscanthus floridulus cultivar M001 chromosome 6, ASM1932011v1, whole genome shotgun sequence genomic DNA contains:
- the LOC136457442 gene encoding peptide-N4-(N-acetyl-beta-glucosaminyl)asparagine amidase A-like: protein MPTASSAHRSLLLCLCIALLSNSAAALPSPRDLRFSVEDIAAVEAALPRRSRASSSKTTFFEVDRPLRPPRGSSGPCSTLLLSHSFAFTLTKPPVTAAYSPPPCLVSGASSVSLAVLEWRAECRGAQYDRTFGVWLGGAEILRGSTAEPRPGGVAWSVSKDVTRYAALLAAGNATLSVYLGNLIDDTYNGVYHANLTLHLYFRPRGGAGARSSPPSAAADAVVPVSRSLPLNDGLWFVVQNATDVQFARVAVPRNAYRAVLEVYVSSHDADEFWYMNTPDQNGPFREVTVLLDGDVVGAVWPFPVIYTGGINPLIWRPITSIGSFNMPTYDIELTPFLGKLLDGEDHELGFAVTNAQRSWYVDANLHLWLDPKSSKTTGGLVAYDAPKLAGSIVSHSADGIDGEYEATASRNITATGWLSSSRGNVTTTFAQRLGFSNTNVVSGHGTAQSINQTTDALTTVTGGDASAQQQVQQSFPLYIFLGGDGSGTSSQRLMRRVEIGFDETRSRGGAATSTLRNSQAAAAEVTLRDDAVVGASWRMHQTYAYGASDGGCYLRNVSSVGYDVLFDHHDASCAGTTRGR from the coding sequence ATGCCGACGGCCTCCTCTGCCCACCGCTCACTCCTCCTCTGCCTCTGCATCGCTCTGCTCTCCAACTCAGCCGCCGCCTTGCCGTCGCCACGCGACCTCCGGTTCTCCGTCGAGGACATCGCGGCGGTGGAGGCCGCGCTGCCGCGCCGCAGCAGGGCGTCGTCCTCCAAGACCACCTTCTTCGAGGTGGACCGCCCGCTCCGCCCGCCCAGGGGCAGCTCGGGCCCCTGCTCCACGCTGCTGCTCTCGCACTCCTTCGCGTTCACGCTCACCAAGCCGCCCGTCACCGCAGCGTACTCGCCGCCGCCGTGCCTAGTATCCGGCGCGTCGTCGGTGTCGCTCGCGGTGCTCGAGTGGCGCGCCGAGTGCCGCGGGGCGCAGTACGACCGCACCTTCGGCGTGTGGCTCGGCGGCGCCGAGATCCTGCGCGGCAGCACCGCGGAGCCCCGCCCCGGCGGGGTGGCCTGGTCGGTCTCCAAGGACGTCACCCGCTACGCGGCCCTCCTCgccgccggcaacgccacgctcTCCGTGTACCTCGGCAACCTCATCGACGACACCTACAACGGCGTCTACCACGCTAACCTCACGCTCCACCTCTACTTCCGCCCCCGCGGCGGCGCGGGTGCGCGCTCCTCGCCACCTTCGGCGGCCGCCGACGCCGTCGTCCCCGTCTCCAGGAGCCTGCCGCTCAACGACGGGCTGTGGTTCGTCGTCCAGAACGCCACCGACGTGCAGTTCGCGCGCGTCGCCGTGCCGCGGAACGCCTACCGCGCCGTCCTCGAGGTCTACGTCTCGTCCCACGACGCCGACGAGTTCTGGTACATGAACACGCCCGACCAGAACGGGCCTTTCCGCGAGGTCACCGTCCTGCTCGACGGCGACGTCGTCGGCGCCGTGTGGCCGTTCCCGGTGATCTACACCGGCGGCATTAACCCCCTCATCTGGCGGCCCATCACCAGCATTGGCTCCTTCAACATGCCCACCTACGACATCGAGCTCACGCCGTTCCTGGGCAAGCTCCTGGACGGCGAGGACCACGAGCTCGGGTTTGCGGTGACCAACGCGCAGAGGTCGTGGTACGTGGACGCCAACCTCCACCTGTGGCTGGACCCCAAGAGCTCCAAGACCACCGGCGGTCTCGTCGCCTACGACGCGCCGAAGCTGGCCGGCAGCATCGTCTCGCACTCCGCGGACGGCATCGACGGCGAGTACGAGGCGACGGCGAGCCGCAACATCACGGCCACGGGGTGGTTGAGCTCGTCGCGCGGCAACGTCACCACCACGTTCGCGCAGCGGCTCGGCTTCTCCAACACGAACGTGGTGAGCGGCCACGGCACCGCGCAGTCGATCAACCAGACGACGGACGCGCTCACGACCGTCACCGGCGGTGACGCGTCCGCGCAGCAGCAGGTGCAACAGAGCTTCCCGCTCTACATCTTCCTGGGCGGCGACGGCAGCGGCACGTCGTCGCAGCGGCTGATGCGGCGCGTGGAGATCGGGTTCGACGAGACGCGGTCGCGGGGAGGAGCGGCGACGAGCACGCTGCGGAActcgcaggcggcggcggcggaggtgacgCTCCGGGACGACGCCGTGGTGGGCGCGTCGTGGCGGATGCACCAGACGTACGCGTACGGCGCCAGCGACGGCGGCTGCTACCTGAGGAACGTGAGCAGCGTCGGTTACGACGTGCTTTTCGACCATCATGACGCGTCCTGCGCCGGTACTACGCGCGGCCGCTGA
- the LOC136461540 gene encoding protein MALE DISCOVERER 2-like codes for MGARRWLSHGSGFQLLFFFLVVLLQAQASRGAASINGEGLALLELKVRVEADPHGVFQDWDPMDGSPCSWSGVRCFDGKVEILNLTGRELAGTLAPEIGSLQGLKFLLLPKNNFRGRIPREFGGLFALEVLDLSSNKLDGTIPEELGAMPLLKQLSLHDNQFQEGVQAIADDQAGCLSRKLGCWSLLYKSDFKDWISLCGLREKYNTNVPNFSEAYVIKNLQSFASAMRRRLLSETDNLPALSGNDAKSSDPENPKEIQRPVDVISLGSGSFPAFPGIYGDALTPLLPEDIDATTVQQLSTEVAQSTDVEMSGTKYSKWAYIITIPAVILLIGLIVLIVLVLRKRGRASVAPWKTGLSGPIQKALVTGAQKLNRLELEAACEDFSNIINTFPTCTVFKGILSSGVEIGVVSTVISSSKDWSRSAETCFKKKIDTLSRVNHKNFINLLGYCLENEPFTRMMVFEFAPHGSLSQHLHVKEFEHLDWAARMRVIMGIAYCLQYMHHELNPPVAIHDVRSDTTFISDDYAAKIADVGVWNELAAKAKAGKEDGSSRSEAPPDLPSNVYCLGALLIEIISGRVPDPDDHKPICSWASEYLKDKNYSKLVDASLKEHKDNELEAVCEVIQECIDADPTRRPSIRDVVGKLQPPLGISPEAAVPRLSPLWWAELELLSVKST; via the exons ATGGGTGCGCGGCGGTGGCTTAGCCACGGCTCTGGATTCCAGCTGCTGTTTTTCTTCCTCGTGGTGCTGCTCCAGGCACAGGCCAGCCGTGGCGCGGCTTCGATCAACGGTGAAG GACTGGCGTTGCTGGAACTAAAGGTGAGGGTGGAAGCTGATCCCCATGGTGTCTTCCAGGATTGGGATCCCATGGACGGCAGCCCATGCAGCTGGTCCGGCGTGCGATGCTTTGACGGTAAAGTAGAGATTCT gaacttaaCAGGCCGAGAATTGGCTGGAACTCTCGCACCTGAGATTGGGAGCCTTCAAGGTCTGAAATTCCT TTTACTTCCAAAGAACAACTTCCGCGGGAGAATCCCCAGAGAATTTGGAGGGTTGTTTGCTCTAGAAGTGCTAGATTTGAGCAGCAACAAGTTGGATGGAACAATTCCAGAAGAACTAGGGGCTATGCCACTGCTCAAACAACT ATCCCTTCATGATAATCAGTTCCAAGAAGGCGTCCAAGCGATAGCTGATGATCAGGCAGGATGCTTGAGCAGAAAACTAGGGTGCTG GTCTTTGCTGTACAAGTCGGACTTTAAGGATTGGATATCTCTCTGTGGTCTCCGAGAGAAATATAACACCAATGTACCAA ATTTCAGTGAGGCATACGTCATAAAGAATTTGCAGTCATTTGCAAGTGCCATGCGCCGCAGGCTTCTTAGTGAAACTGACAACCTGCCTGCTCTTTCGGGAAATGATGCTAAATCTTCTGATCCAGAAAATCCAAAAGAAATTCAGAGACCTGTTGATGTGATTTCTCTAGGAAGTGGCTCATTCCCTGCATTTCCGGGCATATATGGCGATGCTCTGACACCTTTGCTTCCCGAAGATATTGATGCTACCACAGTTCAGCAGCTGTCTACAGAAGTGGCCCAGTCCACTGATGTAGAGATGTCTGGTACAAAGTATAGCAAGTGGGCATATATTATCACAATTCCAGCTGTAATATTGCTCATTGGTCTGATAGTTTTGATAGTTTTGGTTTTGCGGAAGCGAGGGCGTGCATCAGTAGCCCCTTGGAAAACAGGGCTAAGTGGCCCTATTCAGAAGGCCCTTGTAACAG GTGCCCAAAAACTGAACAGACTTGAGCTTGAAGCTGCTTGTGAGGATTTTAGCAACATCATCAATACTTTTCCTACCTGTACTGTATTCAAGGGCATATTATCAAGCGGAGTTGAGATTGGTGTTGTCTCCACTGTCATATCATCGAGCAAAGACTGGTCCAGGAGTGCGGAAACATGTTTCAAGAAAAAG ATAGATACACTGTCAAGGGTCAACCACAAGAACTTTATCAATCTCCTTGGCTATTGTCTAGAAAATGAGCCTTTCACGAGAATGATGGTGTTTGAGTTCGCTCCACATGGCAGTCTCTCACAGCATCTTCACG tCAAAGAATTTGAGCATCTGGACTGGGCTGCGAGGATGAGAGTCATCATGGGCATCGCATACTGCCTTCAATACATGCACCATGAGCTCAACCCACCTGTCGCGATACACGACGTGCGATCTGACACAACCTTCATTTCAGATGATTATGCAGCCAAG ATTGCAGATGTTGGTGTATGGAACGAACTTGCTGCCAAAGCAAAGGCTGGAAAGGAGGACGGCAGCAGCCGTTCTGAAGCTCCTCCAGATCTCCCAAGCAACGTCTACTGCTTGGGCGCGCTTCTGATTGAGATCATATCCGGGAGGGTTCCTGATCCAGATGATCATAAACCCATATGCAGCTGG GCTTCTGAGTATCTGAAAGACAAGAACTACAGCAAGCTGGTGGACGCGTCGCTGAAGGAGCACAAGGATAATGAGCTGGAGGCCGTCTGCGAGGTGATCCAAGAGTGCATCGACGCCGACCCGACGCGGCGGCCATCAATAAGAGACGTCGTGGGAAAACTGCAACCACCTCTCGGCATCTCACCGGAGGCAGCAGTGCCGCGGCTGTCGCCGCTCTGGTGGGCGGAGCTGGAGTTGCTGTCGGTGAAGTCAACTTAG
- the LOC136461541 gene encoding peptide-N4-(N-acetyl-beta-glucosaminyl)asparagine amidase A-like codes for MAPSAAASSALLVLLALLLSPAVSAAAAPQRRHRLGASLQVASPNASEPPTTFFEVDRPIRPPRGSAGPCSTLLLSATFGATYGRPPVTAAYAPPACLGAGAVALAVLEWAADCRGRQFDRIFGVWLSGTELLRSCTAEPRPNGILWSVSRDVTRYAALLAEPGEVAVYLGNLIDKTYTGVYHANLTLHLYFHAEPQQQQADLIVPISRSLPLNDGQWFAIQNATDVQSKKLAIPSNTYRAVLEVFVSFHSDDEFWYTNPPNDYIQANNLSNVPGNGAFREVVVRVDGEVVGAVWPFTVIYTGGVNPLLWRPITGIGSFNLPTYDIDITPYLGKLLDGKEHDFGFGVTNALDVWYIDANLHLWLDHKSEKTTGSLLSYDASGLDLNVNSEFTGLDGQFVTSASRHVSATGWVKSSFGEVTTTFYQRFSYENSNVFRKNGTVQIVNQTIDAKSGIFAKDASAVLLSEEFHEVFPLYLYTGTSDQVGDEYSLDSLVKFGINEKKTSGGKLGFLYSSLRNAQSAQGTMRVKKNLVVSGLGKTHQVYKYVGTDGCYFRDVSSKNYTVLFDRSDDSCSKGAYRGASAKFNDQPARRKLLANKL; via the coding sequence ATGGCGCCATCCGCCGCCGCCTCGAGCGCCCTCCTCGTGCTCCTCGCCCTCCTCCTCTCCCCCGCCGTGTCGGCGGCCGCGGCGCCGCAGAGGAGGCACCGCCTCGGCGCGTCCTTGCAGGTCGCCTCCCCCAACGCGTCGGAGCCGCCGACCACCTTCTTCGAGGTGGACCGCCCGAtccgcccgccgcgcggcagcgcGGGGCCCTGCTCCACGCTGCTCCTCTCGGCCACCTTCGGCGCCACCTACGGCCGGCCCCCCGTCACCGCCGCCTACGCGCCGCCGGCCTGCCtcggcgccggcgccgtcgcGCTCGCCGTGCTCGAGTGGGCCGCCGACTGCCGCGGCCGCCAGTTCGACCGCATCTTCGGCGTCTGGCTCTCCGgcaccgagctcctccgcagctgcACCGCCGAGCCGCGCCCCAACGGCATCCTCTGGTCTGTGTCCCGCGACGTCACCAGGTACGCCGCCCTCCTCGCGGAGCCCGGTGAGGTCGCGGTGTACCTCGGCAACCTCATCGACAAAACATACACCGGCGTCTACCACGCCAACCTCACGCTCCACCTCTACTTCCACGCcgagccgcagcagcagcaggccgatCTGATTGTGCCCATCTCAAGGAGCCTACCCTTGAACGACGGGCAGTGGTTCGCCATCCAGAACGCTACCGATGTGCAGTCAAAGAAGCTCGCCATTCCGTCGAACACCTACAGGGCCGTACTTGAGGTCTTCGTTTCCTTCCACTCCGACGACGAGTTCTGGTATACCAATCCACCCAACGATTACATTCAGGCGAACAACTTGTCCAATGTCCCCGGCAATGGCGCATTCAGGGAAGTCGTAGTTAGGGTGGATGGTGAAGTCGTCGGCGCTGTTTGGCCATTCACTGTGATTTATACCGGTGGTGTCAACCCGCTTCTATGGCGGCCAATCACTGGAATCGGCTCATTCAATCTCCCGACATATGACATTGACATCACGCCATACTTGGGCAAGCTCCTGGATGGCAAGGAGCATGATTTTGGGTTTGGCGTGACAAACGCTCTTGATGTGTGGTACATTGATGCCAATTTGCATCTGTGGTTGGATCACAAGAGTGAGAAGACCACTGGGAGCTTGCTGAGCTATGATGCATCTGGATTGGACCTTAATGTGAACTCAGAATTCACTGGGTTAGATGGGCAGTTTGTGACAAGTGCAAGTCGGCATGTCTCTGCCACTGGATGGGTGAAATCGTCGTTCGGGGAGGTCACCACAACCTTCTACCAGAGATTCAGCTATGAAAACAGCAATGTGTTTAGGAAGAACGGCACTGTGCAAATCGTGAACCAAACAATCGATGCAAAGTCTGGCATTTTTGCCAAGGATGCTTCTGCCGTGCTGCTCTCCGAGGAATTCCATGAGGTTTTCCCGCTGTATCTTTATACTGGAACCTCAGATCAAGTGGGTGATGAGTACTCTCTGGATTCACTAGTCAAATTTGGTATCAATGAGAAGAAGACTTCTGGTGGGAAACTGGGCTTCTTGTACAGCTCCCTGCGGAATGCACAATCGGCACAAGGCACTATGAGGGTGAAGAAGAATTTGGTGGTCAGTGGATTGGGGAAGACCCATCAGGTGTATAAGTATGTGGGAACTGATGGATGCTACTTCAGGGATGTGAGCAGCAAGAACTACACTGTACTTTTCGACCGCTCTGATGATTCTTGTTCAAAAGGAGCATATAGAGGTGCCAGCGCAAAGTTTAATGATCAGCCAGCAAGAAGAAAGTTGCTGGCGAACAAATTGTAA